In one Oryza glaberrima chromosome 2, OglaRS2, whole genome shotgun sequence genomic region, the following are encoded:
- the LOC127764814 gene encoding S-adenosylmethionine decarboxylase proenzyme-like gives MAVLSVADSPPVSAIGFEGYEKRLEITFSEAPVFADPNGRGLRALSRAQIDSVLDLARCTIVSELSNEVFDSYVLSESSLFVYPYKIVIKTCGTTKLLLAIPRILELAEELSLPLEAVKYSRGTFIFPEAQPSPHKNFSEEVAVLNRYFGGLKSGGNAYVIGDPAKPGQKWHVYYATQHPEQPVVTLEMCMTGLDKKKASVFFKTSADGHTTCAKEMTKLSGISDIIPEMEVCDFDFEPCGYSMNAIHGPAFSTIHVTPEDGFSYASYEVMGFNPASLAYGDLVKRVLRCFGPSEFSVAVTIFGGHNHAGTWAKGLDVGAYSCSNMVEQELPSGGLLIYQSFTATAEIATGSPRSVLHCFADENTEKAGKMEALYWEDDAVEEIDGTEGKKMRSC, from the coding sequence ATGGCAGTCCTGTCAGTTGCTGACTCTCCACCGGTCTCGGCGATCGGGTTTGAGGGATATGAGAAACGCCTCGAGATCACTTTCTCCGAGGCGCCTGTCTTTGCTGACCCCAATGGCAGGGGGTTGCGTGCACTGTCACGTGCTCAGATTGACTCTGTTCTTGATCTGGCGAGGTGCACCATTGTGTCTGAGCTCTCCAATGAGGTCTTCGACTCGTATGTCCTTTCTGAATCGAGCCTCTTTGTGTACCCATACAAGATTGTGATCAAGACCTGTGGGACTACCAAGCTCCTGCTCGCCATTCCGAGGATTCTTGAGCTTGCTGAAGAGCTATCTCTGCCACTTGAAGCTGTGAAGTACTCTCGTGGGACATTCATTTTTCCTGAAGCACAGCCCTCTCCACACAAGAACTTCTCTGAGGAGGTTGCAGTCCTGAACCGCTACTTCGGCGGTCTCAAATCTGGTGGCAACGCATACGTGATTGGAGATCCTGCAAAGCCAGGGCAGAAGTGGCATGTCTACTATGCCACCCAGCACCCGGAGCAACCTGTGGTCACTCTTGAGATGTGCATGACTGGGCTGGACAAGAAGAAAGCTTCTGTCTTCTTCAAGACTTCTGCTGATGGACACACAACATGTGCTAAGGAAATGACCAAGCTCTCAGGTATCTCTGACATCATCCCAGAGATGGAAGTCTGCGACTTCGATTTCGAGCCCTGCGGCTACTCCATGAATGCCATCCACGGCCCTGCTTTCTCAACCATTCATGTGACTCCTGAGGATGGCTTCAGCTATGCCAGCTACGAGGTCATGGGCTTCAACCCTGCTTCCCTTGCCTATGGTGACCTTGTCAAGAGGGTGTTGAGATGCTTTGGCCCGTCGGAGTTCTCTGTTGCGGTTACCATCTTCGGTGGCCACAACCATGCAGGGACCTGGGCCAAGGGGCTGGATGTCGGGGCCTATTCTTGCAGCAACATGGTTGAGCAGGAGCTGCCTTCTGGGGGTTTGCTCATTTACCAGAGCTTCACTGCTACTGCTGAAATCGCCACCGGGTCGCCACGATCTGTTCTGCATTGCTTTGCTGATGAAAACACGGAGAAAGCTGGTAAAATGGAGGCTCTCTACTGGGAAGACGATGCTGTCGAGGAGATAGATGGCACAGAGGGTAAGAAGATGAGGAGCTGCTGA
- the LOC127764813 gene encoding histone-lysine N-methyltransferase ASHR3-like isoform X2: MPDLSTVCLPLSPQPPSTAAAAGGELAGEQPAAAAAVTTAAAAVSASAEAEAAGEAESASGGDGAPVLPVECRWSGRVRSFAGAGEGAGAAAVPACPAPRRGGGKKPSSAPSPLSTVATAPAHPSGRPFDEYVKEWKAKKAALGVPAGRCELPFLTGAPKAVECRLCSKIIHPGEEIKCSVSRCGELFHLNCAAEDTTNFIAESFKCPQHGCMVCKQKMFFWRCGRCTVAAHTKCAPWPVIHLKDDQGSAICWRHPSDWLLQNENADLTNSIEEVFCRLPVPYVNEDFKIDSTIRDFTAAVCKPPHFTFIRRNVYLIKKKRPDSRAEAGCTNCSADSTCKDDCECRGLYMSCSKNCHCSDMCTNKPFRKDKKIKAVKTKRCGWGAISLEPLEKVINDATCEQRLWDMKRRGDKHFYMCEISKDFTIDATFKGNTSRFLNHSCDPNCKLEKWQVDGETRVGVFASRSIQVGEHLTYDYRFVHFGEKVKCYCGAQNCQGYLGNQIKNPTQRALAIAALENEWLESLKIQQDTSASRHKPMTHLLPWTNCIEVPFNLRSKRKINRICWGCKRRRSAVAVTSPTSIQASVTEAAAAAAASLPALP, encoded by the exons ATGCCAGATCTGAGCACCGTCTGCCTCCCCCTCTCGCCGCAacccccctccaccgccgccgccgccggcggggagctAGCAGGCgagcagcccgccgccgccgccgccgtcaccaccgccgcggcggcggtgtctgcgtcggcagaggcggaggcggcgggggaagcAGAATCCGCCtccggtggcgacggcgcgcccgTTCTCCCGGTGGAATGCCGATGGAGCGGCCGAGTTCGCAGCTTCGCGGGCGCTGGcgagggcgcgggcgccgccgctgtccccgCGTgccccgccccgcgccgcgggGGCGGGAAAAAGccgtcctccgcgccgtcgccttTGTCCACGGTGGCGACCGCGCCGGCTCATCCATCGGGTCGGCCGTTCGATGAGTACGTTAAGGAGTGGAAGGCGAAGAAGGCGGCGCTCGGCGTGCCGGCCGGACGCTGCGAGCTGCCTTTCCTAACCGGCGCGCCTAAGGCG GTTGAATGTCGATTATGTTCTAAGATTATTCATCCTGGAGAAGAAATAAAGTGTTCGGTTAGTAGATGTGGAGAATTGTTCCACCTGAATTGTGCAGCAGAAGATACCACAAATTTCATTGCTGAAAGCTTCAAATGCCCTCAACAT GGCTGTATGGTCTGTAAGCAAAAGATGTTTTTTTGGCGTTGTGGACGGTGTACGGTTGCAGCACATACAAAATGTGCACCATGGCCAGTAATTCATTTAAAAGATGACCAAGGAAGTGCTATCTGTTGGAGGCATCCCTCTGATTGGCTCCTTCAAAATGAG AATGCTGACTTGACGAACAGCATAGAG GAAGTATTTTGCCGACTACCTGTTCCATATGTTAATGAAGACTTCAAGATTGATTCAACCATCAGGGATTTCACTGCAGCTGTCTGCAAACCACCACACTTTACGTTTATCAGACGCA ATGTATATTTAATCAAGAAAAAACGTCCTGATTCTCGCGCGGAAGCTGGGTGCACAAACTGCAGTGCTGATTCTACGTGCAAAGATGACTGCGAATGCAG GGGCCTTTACATGAGTTGTTCCAAGAATTGCCACTGCTCAGATATGTGTACGAACAAGCCATTCCGcaaggataaaaaaataaaagctgtCAAG ACAAAACGTTGTGGATGGGGTGCTATTTCATTGGAGCCATTGGAAAAAG TCATCAATGATGCAACATGTGAACAAAGGCTTTGGGACATGAAACGGCGAGGTGATAAACATTTCTACATGTGTGAAATCAGCAAAGATTTTACAATAGATGCAACATTTAAAGGAAACACGTCACGTTTTCTGAACCACAGTTGTGATCCCAACTGTAAATTAGAAAAATG GCAAGTTGATGGTGAGACAAGAGTTGGTGTTTTCGCCTCTCGTTCCATCCAAGTTGGAGAACACTTAACTTATGACTACAG GTTTGTGCATTTCGGGGAGAAGGTTAAATGCTATTGCGGGGCACAAAATTGTCAAGGTTACCTGGGCAACCAAATAAAGAATCCTACGCAGCGTGCTCTCGCAATTGCAGCATTGGAGAACGAGTGGCTTGAATCTTTGAAGATACAACAGGACACCTCTGCTTCAAGACACAAACCGATGACACATTTGTTACCCTGGACCAACTGTATAGAGGTACCATTTAACTTGAGAAGCAAACGGAAAATAAACCGGATATGCTGGGGATGCAAAAGGAGGAGATCAGCCGTTGCCGTTACATCTCCAACAAGCATACAAGCGTCAGTTactgaagctgctgctgctgctgctgcatcccTGCCCGCTTTGCCATGA
- the LOC127764813 gene encoding histone-lysine N-methyltransferase ASHR3-like isoform X1 yields MPDLSTVCLPLSPQPPSTAAAAGGELAGEQPAAAAAVTTAAAAVSASAEAEAAGEAESASGGDGAPVLPVECRWSGRVRSFAGAGEGAGAAAVPACPAPRRGGGKKPSSAPSPLSTVATAPAHPSGRPFDEYVKEWKAKKAALGVPAGRCELPFLTGAPKAVECRLCSKIIHPGEEIKCSVSRCGELFHLNCAAEDTTNFIAESFKCPQHGCMVCKQKMFFWRCGRCTVAAHTKCAPWPVIHLKDDQGSAICWRHPSDWLLQNENADLTNSIEEVFCRLPVPYVNEDFKIDSTIRDFTAAVCKPPHFTFIRRNVYLIKKKRPDSRAEAGCTNCSADSTCKDDCECRGLYMSCSKNCHCSDMCTNKPFRKDKKIKAVKTKRCGWGAISLEPLEKGDFIIEYVGEVINDATCEQRLWDMKRRGDKHFYMCEISKDFTIDATFKGNTSRFLNHSCDPNCKLEKWQVDGETRVGVFASRSIQVGEHLTYDYRFVHFGEKVKCYCGAQNCQGYLGNQIKNPTQRALAIAALENEWLESLKIQQDTSASRHKPMTHLLPWTNCIEVPFNLRSKRKINRICWGCKRRRSAVAVTSPTSIQASVTEAAAAAAASLPALP; encoded by the exons ATGCCAGATCTGAGCACCGTCTGCCTCCCCCTCTCGCCGCAacccccctccaccgccgccgccgccggcggggagctAGCAGGCgagcagcccgccgccgccgccgccgtcaccaccgccgcggcggcggtgtctgcgtcggcagaggcggaggcggcgggggaagcAGAATCCGCCtccggtggcgacggcgcgcccgTTCTCCCGGTGGAATGCCGATGGAGCGGCCGAGTTCGCAGCTTCGCGGGCGCTGGcgagggcgcgggcgccgccgctgtccccgCGTgccccgccccgcgccgcgggGGCGGGAAAAAGccgtcctccgcgccgtcgccttTGTCCACGGTGGCGACCGCGCCGGCTCATCCATCGGGTCGGCCGTTCGATGAGTACGTTAAGGAGTGGAAGGCGAAGAAGGCGGCGCTCGGCGTGCCGGCCGGACGCTGCGAGCTGCCTTTCCTAACCGGCGCGCCTAAGGCG GTTGAATGTCGATTATGTTCTAAGATTATTCATCCTGGAGAAGAAATAAAGTGTTCGGTTAGTAGATGTGGAGAATTGTTCCACCTGAATTGTGCAGCAGAAGATACCACAAATTTCATTGCTGAAAGCTTCAAATGCCCTCAACAT GGCTGTATGGTCTGTAAGCAAAAGATGTTTTTTTGGCGTTGTGGACGGTGTACGGTTGCAGCACATACAAAATGTGCACCATGGCCAGTAATTCATTTAAAAGATGACCAAGGAAGTGCTATCTGTTGGAGGCATCCCTCTGATTGGCTCCTTCAAAATGAG AATGCTGACTTGACGAACAGCATAGAG GAAGTATTTTGCCGACTACCTGTTCCATATGTTAATGAAGACTTCAAGATTGATTCAACCATCAGGGATTTCACTGCAGCTGTCTGCAAACCACCACACTTTACGTTTATCAGACGCA ATGTATATTTAATCAAGAAAAAACGTCCTGATTCTCGCGCGGAAGCTGGGTGCACAAACTGCAGTGCTGATTCTACGTGCAAAGATGACTGCGAATGCAG GGGCCTTTACATGAGTTGTTCCAAGAATTGCCACTGCTCAGATATGTGTACGAACAAGCCATTCCGcaaggataaaaaaataaaagctgtCAAG ACAAAACGTTGTGGATGGGGTGCTATTTCATTGGAGCCATTGGAAAAAGGTGATTTTATAATTGAGTATGTTGGTGAAG TCATCAATGATGCAACATGTGAACAAAGGCTTTGGGACATGAAACGGCGAGGTGATAAACATTTCTACATGTGTGAAATCAGCAAAGATTTTACAATAGATGCAACATTTAAAGGAAACACGTCACGTTTTCTGAACCACAGTTGTGATCCCAACTGTAAATTAGAAAAATG GCAAGTTGATGGTGAGACAAGAGTTGGTGTTTTCGCCTCTCGTTCCATCCAAGTTGGAGAACACTTAACTTATGACTACAG GTTTGTGCATTTCGGGGAGAAGGTTAAATGCTATTGCGGGGCACAAAATTGTCAAGGTTACCTGGGCAACCAAATAAAGAATCCTACGCAGCGTGCTCTCGCAATTGCAGCATTGGAGAACGAGTGGCTTGAATCTTTGAAGATACAACAGGACACCTCTGCTTCAAGACACAAACCGATGACACATTTGTTACCCTGGACCAACTGTATAGAGGTACCATTTAACTTGAGAAGCAAACGGAAAATAAACCGGATATGCTGGGGATGCAAAAGGAGGAGATCAGCCGTTGCCGTTACATCTCCAACAAGCATACAAGCGTCAGTTactgaagctgctgctgctgctgctgcatcccTGCCCGCTTTGCCATGA
- the LOC127762876 gene encoding pentatricopeptide repeat-containing protein At1g79540 codes for MRALISLSKLTRRLLPSLAVARAPLPPLRRRLHAEPPPPPHHAPPPVASRILQSELTPGAGADADAEQEQQPALDPLLDEFLARFVAALRPTLAAAFPTHARHVLDEMLRLVAEAVLCRLTGVEPEEGGAVELSDDLWAAVWEVSAAVRDGMQRDRVRAELRGYLHCEEVKEMTRFASDVGIRGEMLRELRFKWAREKLEEVEFYRGLDDMRAQAEAAANPVALPPPRLAALPQRKGEIKFKIHGLDLSDPTWGEVVERAAEAEAHFVPQEAKPIEGKAKKAEEKLMAVDPRKGDPAPAMEEWKEELLPKRADWMALLERLKARNVELYLKVAEILLADESFGATIRDYSKLIDLHSKANHVEDAERILGKMKENGIAPDVVTSITLVHMYCKVGNLEQANQAFQFLKGEGFPPDMKLFTSMIRAHLKSGEPKQAENLLREMERSIKPTKELFMDVILAFAQRGMIDGAERVKTSMLLAGFQLTPELYTSLIEAYGRGGHVGQAYTLFEQMRSSGHEPDDRCVAGMMVAYMMKNQLDHALSFLLKLEKDGLKPGVKTNLVLLDWLSRLQLVQEAEQVVQKIRKAGEEPLEMHVFLADMYAKSQQEERTRKSLKILEEKKKLLKAYHFERIIAGLLEGGFTEEANKYFKMMKSHGFVPSPTIEIGVKASFGVRGGVHPTGRHRG; via the exons atgagAGCCCTCATCTCCCTCTCCAAGCtcacccgccgcctcctcccctccctcgccgtcgcccgcgccccactcccgcccctccgccgccgcctccacgcggaACCCCCACCGCCTCCTCATCACGCGCCGCCCCCCGTCGCCTCCCGGATCCTCCAGTCCGAGCTGACcccgggcgcgggcgcggacgcggacgcggagCAAGAACAGCAGCCGGCCCTCGACCCCTTGCTCGACGAGTTCCTCGCGCGCTTCGTCGCCGCGCTGCGGCCGACCCTCGCCGCGGCGTTCCCCACCCATGCCCGCCACGTGCTCGACGAGATGCTCCGCCTCGTGGCGGAGGCCGTCCTGTGCCGCCTCACCGGGGTCGAgccggaggagggcggcgccgtcgagctcAGCGACGACCTCTGGGCGGCGGTGTGGGAGGtcagcgccgccgtgcgcgacGGGATGCAGCGGGACCGGGTCCGCGCCGAGCTCCGGGGCTACCTCCACTGCGAGGAGGTGAAGGAGATGACGCGGTTCGCGTCGGACGTCGGCATCCGCGGCGAGATGCTCCGCGAGCTCCGCTTCAAGTGGGCACGGGAGAAGCTCGAGGAGGTCGAGTTCTACCGGGGCCTCGACGACATGCGCGCCCAGGCCGAGGCGGCCGCTAACCCTGTCGCGCTCCCGCCGCCCAGGCTCGCAGCCTTGCCGCAGAGGAAGGGGGAGATCAAGTTCAAGATACATGGGTTGGACTTGTCGGACCCAACGTGGGGTGAGGTTGTGGAGCGCGCGGCCGAGGCTGAAGCGCATTTTGTGCCACAGGAGGCCAAGCCAATAGAAGGGAAGGCGAAGAAGGCTGAGGAGAAGCTGATGGCGGTTGATCCGAGGAAAGGAGACCCGGCGCCTGCCATGGAAGAGTGGAAGGAGGAGCTGCTGCCGAAACGTGCCGACTGGATGGCGCTGCTCGAGCGTCTTAAAGCCCGCAATGTTGAGTTGTATCTCAAG GTTGCTGAAATTCTGCTGGCTGATGAATCCTTTGGTGCAACCATTCGTGATTACTCTAAGTTAATCGATCTTCACTCTAAAGCAAATCATGTGGAAGACGCAGAAAGGATTCTAGGTAAAATGAAAGAGAATGGTATTGCACCTGATGTCGTCACATCCATCACTTTAGTCCACATGTATTGCAAGGTGGGGAATCTTGAACAAGCCAATCAGGCATTTCAATTCCTTAAGGGGGAAGGCTTCCCACCAGATATGAAGCTTTTCACGTCAATGATCAGAGCTCATCTTAAGTCTGGAGAACCAAAACAAGCAGAAAATTTGTTACGTGAAATGGAGAGATCGATCAAACCCACAAAGGAACTATTCATGGATGTAATCCTGGCATTTGCTCAGCGTGGCATGATAGATGGAGCCGAAAGGGTGAAAACATCGATGTTACTTGCTGGATTCCAGCTCACGCCAGAGTTATACACATCACTTATAGAAGCATATGGACGGGGTGGTCACGTTGGCCAAGCATATACCCTGTTTGAGCAGATGAGGAGTTCTGGACATGAACCAGATGATCGTTGCGTTGCTGGTATGATGGTTGCCTACATGATGAAGAACCAACTGGACCACGCTCTGAGCTTCCTGTTGAAGTTAGAGAAGGATGGACTTAAACCTGGAGTTAAAACAAACCTTGTCTTGCTGGATTGGTTGTCTAGGTTGCAGCTAGTGCAGGAGGCTGAACAAGTTGTGCAGAAGATTAGAAAGGCTGGAGAGGAACCCCTGGAAATGCATGTTTTCCTTGCTGATATGTACGCAAAGTCACAACAGGAAGAGAGAACCCGCAAATCCCTCAAGATTttagaggagaagaagaaattatTGAAGGCTTATCATTTTGAGAGGATTATAGCAGGCCTTCTCGAAGGGGGTTTCACGGAAGAAGCcaataaatatttcaaaatgaTGAAATCCCATGGCTTTGTTCCATCACCAACAATTGAGATTGGGGTCAAGGCTAGTTTTGGGGTTAGGGGGGGTGTTCATCCAACTGGTAGGCATCGTGGTTAA